The Paenibacillus amylolyticus genome contains the following window.
GTGGCGGTGTTAACGGTTTACGATCATACAGGATCGCTTCCTCAATGCCTTTTTCCTGCAGGTGCTTAAATGCGGCATCCAAATCTGCATAGTCACGACTGCCCCGACCCTCTACGGCTTTCCAGCCAGGAACGATCCCCCCTTTCAGTGCTTCAGCCAAGGCAAGCTTCTTCAGATCGGAGTACCAGCCGACAATTCCATCAGCTCGCTTCAGTACCTCTGCAGCTTCCTCCCAACTAAGCAGAGGCGGCTTCAGCGGAGCCTTGGTGCCGGCTTCCATGATCTGTTCCACTCTTGCCCTGCAGGTCGCACTCGCACGGCAAAATTTGCAGTGATCGCCTGGAACATACTCACCTTGACCGTCAAAGGCTTGCTGTGCGATCGGCTTGATTGACTCACCCCAGGACAGCAGCTCAGCTGCAGAGAGCGACCACTCGGAAGGCTCATTCCATACTTTTGGTTGTACGATGGCCACATGCACGGACTCAATTGGAAAAAGGAGACTGAAAGCCTTGTAAGCACCCAGCGCATACAACTTCATTTGTGAATTGTTTTCAGCCGATACCGGAACACCCTGGCCGTTCTTATAATCGATGACATGTAACCTTCCGCTACCAATGATGATGCAGTCCGACGTTCCGAAGCTTTCCGGTACAAAGTCGGTCAGATCCACTCGACGTTCGATGGCCACAAATGGCGGCGAAGGGAATTGGTGAACAATGGACTGAATGTAATCCAGGTACGCATTGGTGTGATCCTCCATGATTGGCTCATACAGGTCATCGGCCTTGTACTTCTTCAGCGCAGCGTTATACTTGCGAGTCGTCAGACCCGAGAACAGTTTCTGCAGCTTCAGCTCAGCGATCTCATGGGCGAGTGTGCCGCGCTTGGCGGCCTCACTCTCACTATCAGGTAACGTGGCTTCGAGCCTGGCACTTGGCGTACACTGCAACCAGCGGGATGCCCCGCTGGCTGACAGCAGCGCGTGTGCCCGCTCTGCATGTGCAATTTCCGTCATTAGATCCGGCCCCCAAGGCTACGGAGGAACGTTGCAAACTCACCATACTTGCTTGGATCAAGTCTGCGTCAGACCGCCTACCCCTTGTTGCTGCAGCCACCCGATCAGCTCCGGGCCTTTGCCTGCATCCATAACCGGCTGAGCTGCTGACGCCAAGTTGGTCCAGGGTATACCCCGGAGTCGTAGTTGGGACCCCGCCTTGTTGCGGTGGCCGCTGCCCATACTGCTGCTGATCCTGTTGACCTGGTTGGCCTTGTACTGGCGGCTGCTGGCCATATTGCGGTTGTTCTGGTTGTTGGCCATACTGTTGTGGCTGCTGTCCGTAGGCTTGTTGCGGAGCTTGTCCGTACTGCGGCTGCTGAGGTTGCTGGCCATAACCAGGTTGTTGCCCGTATTGTGGCTGCTGTGGCGGTTGTTGCACGGGTGCCTGGGTAGATGGCTGAGTCGGTGCCGGTTGTGTAGGAACTGTGGAGACTGTAGTTTGTGCTGGCACATCAGCATTAGGCATACTACCCAGTGTGCCTGCCAGATCGTGCACCAGGTTTTTAATGTCAGTGGCGTTTACAGCTTGGAATGTGATTTGGATTGGAACAATATTTTGCATGGATGAATCCTCCTAATAGGTTTTAGTTTGATTTAGTAAGCTCTGAAGCTTTAGTAATACAAGGTGTACAGATCTGTTTACCATGGAATAAGTGCAGACTTTCATCGTTTCCGCAGAAGAAGCAGCCAGGTTGATACTTGCGAATGATGATCTTGTCACCCTCTACAAAGTACTCCAGCGGATCTCCTTCCTCGATACCGTGAACCCGACGAAGCTCTTTCGGAATAACGACACGGCCCAGGTCATCAATGCGGCGAACAATACCAGTAGCTTTCATGCTCATACTGAATCCCCTCTCTTCCGTAAACCTGCTTTAAATCGAGCTAAATATTTTAGGGAATGAATACGTGCTTGGCGCTTGGCATTCTCGTAAGCAGCGAATTCTAAACAGATCAAGCGTTCACCACGAGTGAGGGCAAGCCAAACCTTTCCGGTTACATTCATTGCAATTTCCTTTCTGCCGGTGTAGACTGGCGATAGAATAGATTTATTTAGTGTGCAGCTGACAAGGGGTAGGAGCCTTCCAGCTGCATTTTTGCGTGCAGACGATTACGATACGTACGGTACTGCTTGTCCGCATGAGTAGCGATTTTTATATGGCCACTGCGACGCATCTGGCTTGCAAGCGCCAAGTAAAATCCACAGGCTGCTTTGAAATGCTGTTCTGTCATCAAGGGCAATGTGTTCACCTCCTCTCATGCTTCAGCGTCTTCAATAATTTTGAAGAACTCGCTGGCTTTCATTTCAACCATCCCCGCTGGTGGCTCTCCCTCGCATGGATCCAGACTGCAGTAAACCAACTCGTCCACCCTGAACAGATGACTACGAGTACGCCCACTCCTGGATGGCCTGAAGTAAAAGGATACAATCGGCTTTCGTAGGATCCTCAGCTTATGAACCTCCAAAGCTTTGACCCAGGCTTTTCCGATTCGAGAGTTAACTTTAAATTTCCGCAGCCCTTCTTCAATTGGTGCGCAGAGAATTGAACCATGAGAGCTAACGTCCTTCTCTGTTGGGACGATGAACAAAGCTTCATCTGTTGCCCAATAAGTTGTGGACTCAATAGCGTATGTTGCGATGAAATCCTTGACCAGTTCGCGAACCGCTTCGGCGTTGACCTGGTATGCGGTGAAATCACGGTAAAGACTACTTGACTTAGTTACTTGAAAATAACGTGCCACTTGACTTCCTCCATTCAACCGAATCGTATTTTTAAAGCTTCGTGGACCAGAGCCTTGTTTCTACTGTCCAGGTAATCCATATCAGAGAGATTAACTTTTGCCAGACTTGAACTGAATAAGTGCAACGCCAGGTGAAGCATGAATTTTTCCGACTGGCCCCAGGGCTTGGACAGCTTCTTCAATGCAGCTGCTTTAACAACTCCGCCATGCAAATCAAAGTACTGTTCAGTGAAACATTGTGATAATTTCGGCTGATACATGAACAGATGCAACATGGATTTCCAGTACTTATCTTGGAACAGTTCTGTTGAGATCTGCATCAGATGATCTCCTTTCAAGAATTTCAATATCATACAAGTCCAGATCCGCTAAAATTCGGCGTCGTTGGTTTCCGGTCAGCTTGTCGAGGTTTGCGGTCAGCCATTCCACTTGTTCTGGAGTTGGCTCGTCCCACATGAAGCAGTGGCAAGCTGAGTCGCCTTCTGGACCAGTCCAAGTGCTACACCCAAACTTGATGAAGTTCGGCACCTTGTTGCTGTCTCCATCAAAGAAAACTTTGTATTGAGCAACCAATTTCATTGCCAGTTCCCGGTGTTTCCCATAGCCACAGTCATAGAACTTACCATCTGGAGCAAGGAACCCTGATACTCCATATTTCGTTTGATCACCTGCTGTGATCGTTACAGCACCGATGGACTTCGCCATGCAGCTGAGCTTGCAATACAGATCCTTGCCATGACGTACAGCGATCTGGCCACCCACGATCTCAGATGCACATTCCGGATTAGCGCAGAAATCCATTACTTCTGGCGGTGCCAGGCTTGGTGCTTTGTTCAACTCCTTATCCCTCCACCCGGTTTGTAATTTCGATCTTCTTCATCACGCTTCCAACGATCTAACGAGTTACTACTAAACAAATACCTTGGGTTCTTACTTCCCTCAGCTCCGTGAACACGGTGTGGGATCAATTTCGATTTAACAAGATTCCTCAATGTGTATTCTGACATGCTCAGGTAAATACAGGCTTCGGAAAAGGATAGTGTCTTATCGTTTGATGAGACCAAGCTCGCCATAATTCTTTTCTCTGCAGCCGCTACCTGAACTGCAACCATTTCAGCAATTGCAAGCTCAATGGCTGTCATCAGTACCCACCCCCAACACCAATTCATCCAAAGATACCTCCAAGGCACTTGATAACTTCACTAGCGTTTCAGCGTAGGGACCTTGTTTTTTCTTCCCGATGTTGTACAATGCTGATACGGCTACTCCACTTTCTTTAGAAAGTCGGTAGATTGTCCATTCCCTTTTATCAATTAATCTTTTGATGTTCGCTTCGATTTCCAGCCCCATGTGCTCACCTCCTGAAAACATGATATAACTCTATGGTGTTATATACAATCGCCGTTATAACCCGATAGAGTTACAAAATCCGACATTCTCTCCTGATTGCTTTGATTCACTTGACTTATCTCCCTTTTCTGTTTTATTATAACTTCATAGAGTTATAACCCATTAGAGATATACATAGGAGGCATTTTAGGTGGATTTAGCAGAAAAGATATTAGAATTAATGGACGAACAAGGTATTTCTAAATACCGACTCTCTAAAGAAACTGGTGTCTCCTATACAGGTCTTACTAAGATTCTTTCTGGGCAAACAAAGCATCCTCAAATAGATTCAATTCAAGCAATTGCAAATTTTTTTAGTAAACCAGTTGACTACTTCATGGATCACGAAGATGAACACCCTTCTCCTGATTGGGCAACAACCAAAGATATGAGAGATTTTAAAAAGATGCTTGAAGAAGATGAACCGGTTATGTTTGATGGGGTTCCAATGAGTGGAGAAGATAAAGAAAAAGTTAAACGCATAATGGAAGCTCTTTTCTGGGAAGCAAAAGATATGAACAAAAAAACATACGGTCGCAAAAAGAAAGAGGACTAGCCTATGGACGATATAGTTCAAGGACTAATTAGGCGCTTTCAGACAAACGACCCTTTTGAGATTGCCGAGCAATTAAACATCCATATTCGCTACTGTAATTTAGGTAATAGCACACGCGGATTCTATTATAGAAAGCTACGCCGTAGATTTATCGTCATCCATAGTGGACTTAATGATCCTTGGAAAAGATTTGTGTGTGCCCACGAAATTGCACATGATCGACTTCACCCAGGCATAAGTAGATTTTTTATTGATGATCAATCCTTTTTCAATGCTGGTAAGTACGAGCGGCAGGCTAATCAATTTGCACTTAAACTACTAACATCCACAGTCGAACCTGAAATAGGAGAGACAAAAGAACAACTTCTGTTTCGATGTTCCGTCCCTATTGAATTACATAAATACTTGTAAACTTGCGCTTTCACTGCCGCGAGGCGGTTTATCATATTCATAAATAGAACAAATGTTCTTTTGAAGGGAGAAATTGTTAATGGCTTATAAAGAAAAGCGTGGCGAAAATTCTTGGAAACTTGTAGTAGATGTGGGCGAGAAAGCAGACGGATCGCGAGACCGTAGATCTAGAACAATACGTGTTGAAGACAAAGCGCTTTTAAAAACAAAAAAGAAATTGGAGACCTATCTGGAAGAGGAGCTTCTGAAATTTAAAATGGAAGTGGAATCCGGGAGTATATTGCGCCAGAAAAGATGACTTTTGGGGCCTTCGTAGCGGAGTGGCGATCAAACTATGCTTCAGATCATCTTGAAGAGAAAACCTTATATTCTTACGAGGTTAATCTGAAAAAGCACATACTTCCTAACTTTGCACACCGGAGACTGGATCAGATCAAACCGCTGCACATCGTCAATCTTTTGAAAGGTCTTGCTCAACCGGGTATGAAAAGAGGAGGCGGAGCACTCTCATCAGCGACGATTCAAATGGTTCATAGAATAGTAAAAAACATTTTCTCTCGCGCCGTTGAGTGGAAGGTTATTAAAGATAATCCGGCGCAGCTGTACAAAAGCCAAAAGTGATAAGCAAAAGAAACATACCTTATAGCGAACAAGAGGTTATGGAGATGCTTGCGGCCCTTCAAAAGGAGCCTGCTCACTGGAGGTTGTTCGTAACTATGGCAGTAACTTCGGGTTTGAGAAGAGGCGAGCTTTTAGGACTGGAAGAAGACACATCGACCTTGCCACCGGAGTATTAACTGTTGAACAGAGCGTTTCTATATCCGTTGCTGGGAAGGCGCATGTAAAAGAACCAAAAACAGCAAATTCAATTAGGAAAGTTACCTTACCTGGAGTTGTATTGGGGAGCTACGGGAATACCTCGATGGCCGAAAAAAGAACGTGAAGCTTTAGGCGAGGCTTGGAACGATGGAGGGTATGCTTTTATTTTTTCCCATCCTGACGGCAAAGCCTACCACCAGGAGCGACCATATTTGTGGTTTAGGCAGTTTCTAAAGAAAAACGGACTCAGGTATATTAGGTTTCATGATTTGCGGCACACCTCAGCTACATTACTCATTAATCAAGGTGTGCACGCTAAGATCATTTCTGAACGATTAGGGCACGGGAACATCAGCACTACGATGAATATATATGGACATGCACTTCAGTCTGCTGACCAATCTGCTGCTGATAAATTTGATTCACTTTTTGATGTTCGCCCCCATTCGCCCCCAACGATGAAAATAAACCTCAAAAACCCTTGTAGATTAAGGAACAAACAGCCTCCACATGCACCGTATGCGGGAACATATCCACTGGCGTTACCTCAACCGTGCGATAGCCACCATCCTCCAATACACGAAGATCACGTGCCAGCGTACTCGGATTACAGCTCACATACACCACGCGCTCTGGCTTCATCTCCAGGATCGTTTCCAGCAAACGCGGATCGCAGCCCTTACGCGGTGGATCGACAACGATGACGTCGGCTTCGATGCCTTGTTCTTTCCAGCGCGGGATGACGTCCTCGGAGGCGCCAACTTCGAACTTGACGTTGCGCATCTCGTTCAATAGAGCATTGCTACGCGCATCCTCAATAGCCTCGGGAACGATCTCAACCCCATATACCTGATCCGCATGTTGCGCGAGGAAAAGAGAGATCGTACCGATGCCGCAATAGGCATCAATCACAGTCTCTTTGCCGCTCAGTCCGGCGTACTCTACCGTCTTCCCATACAGCACTTCCGTCTGCACCGGATTCACCTGATAGAACGAACGCGCCGAGATCGCAAACTGCACATCACCGATATAATCATAGATTACATCACGGCCCCACAGGACGCGGGTCTCATCGCCAAAGATGACGTTGGTCTGTTTCTTGTTCACGTTCTGGCAGATGCTCGCGACATGCGGAATCGCTTCACGGATACTGCCAATCCATTCGTCTTTGTACGGAATGTCTCGACCATTCGTGACCAGTACGAGCATCATCTCGCCAGTACGGAACGCCTTCTTCACGACCACATGGCGCAGCAAGCCGCGACCTGTCTCTTCGTTGTAGGCACTGATTCCAAAATGACTGCCGATCTCCTTCACCTTCGCAACCACTTCGTCATTGTGCTCATGCTGAATGAGGCAGCTCTCCATATCGATGATGCGATGGCTTCCTTTGGCGTAAAAACCACCTACCAGACCACCCTCGGTTACACCAATGGGCACCTGTGCTTTATTCCGATAGCGCCATGGCTCGTCCATACCCATCGTAGACAGTACACGAATGCCCTGCTCCGTATCTTCTGCATCCTCCACCATTACGTTCAGCTTGCCAATCCGCTGCAAATTATCGACCACCAACTGGCGTTTCCACGCAAGCTGTCCGGCATAGCTCATATGCTGGATCTGGCAGCCGCCGCACTGATCGTAGATCGGGCAAGGCGCGGACACACGATCCGGGCTGGCTTTCACGATCTCCAGTAACTTGGCGTAGCCATACTGCTTCTTGGTTTTCATCACACGCACACGCACAGTTTCACCCGGAAGCGCACCCTGTACGAAGAGCGTGTATCCATTCGCACGACCTACACCCTCACCGTCATGGTTCATACCAATGATGTCGATGACGGTCTCTTCATTTTTGCTAACGGGAGCCCTTCGATTGGTGCGGATTCACGCGCTCTCCCCTTTGGACGAACGGCAGAAAGAGATGCGCCTTGTGGCCGCACCTCTTTTCCTTGCTGACGTAATGATGGACGAGATGATTGACTTGGCTGACGGGACGCTGAAGCATTCCCTTGCCCCTGAGAGGCTCCGAATTCCGGCGGTTTTTTCCACGACCGCTGCGGTTCGTATTAGACAACGTACATTCACTTCTTTCTTCTTATATGGTATCACATCAAAAATAACGTTCCGAATTTCTAATGAACTTCAGAAACGTTATATCATCCTCGGATGGTGTTTTTACGACCTTATTAGATCATTTTCTCCAAAATAACGACGTTGAGATTCGTTAGATTCGCAACTTCAGTGAATTCGCCACATTAAGGCTTTCTGAGTTCGTTAAGCTCAGACGCATAGTGACCACATGAGATTATACGCGATCCCACCCTACACGGCAACTGGAAAATCCACTTCCATCTCGCCTTACCGCAGAGCTGAATCCAACTCTCCACAACAGTTATGCGATACTATGCCAACTACTGCTGCATCATCATAACTTTTCTGATACGCTCAACATTGCTTTTCGCAAGCGAACCACATTGCCCCCAGCACCCACATTCTTAACGATACAATTGCAGATGATGCTTGAGGTTCGTAAACGTGGCTGGCAGCGTGCCGCCCAACTCTCCATCCAGGTTCAGTTGCACATAACCTGGCGACGTAACTTCCATATGACTCGTCTGGAAATGAACCACTTTCTTGTCGTTCAGATGCTCCCCTCGCAGCGCGAGCGTTACGAGGCGGATCATGTCAGCCAGATTACATTTGCGGACACC
Protein-coding sequences here:
- a CDS encoding DUF2800 domain-containing protein is translated as MTEIAHAERAHALLSASGASRWLQCTPSARLEATLPDSESEAAKRGTLAHEIAELKLQKLFSGLTTRKYNAALKKYKADDLYEPIMEDHTNAYLDYIQSIVHQFPSPPFVAIERRVDLTDFVPESFGTSDCIIIGSGRLHVIDYKNGQGVPVSAENNSQMKLYALGAYKAFSLLFPIESVHVAIVQPKVWNEPSEWSLSAAELLSWGESIKPIAQQAFDGQGEYVPGDHCKFCRASATCRARVEQIMEAGTKAPLKPPLLSWEEAAEVLKRADGIVGWYSDLKKLALAEALKGGIVPGWKAVEGRGSRDYADLDAAFKHLQEKGIEEAILYDRKPLTPPQLEKALGKKEYRELLEESGHVVSRSGAPTLVSDDDKRPGITNQINPADVFGPAPDQPQN
- a CDS encoding AbrB/MazE/SpoVT family DNA-binding domain-containing protein, yielding MKATGIVRRIDDLGRVVIPKELRRVHGIEEGDPLEYFVEGDKIIIRKYQPGCFFCGNDESLHLFHGKQICTPCITKASELTKSN
- a CDS encoding helix-turn-helix domain-containing protein — its product is MTAIELAIAEMVAVQVAAAEKRIMASLVSSNDKTLSFSEACIYLSMSEYTLRNLVKSKLIPHRVHGAEGSKNPRYLFSSNSLDRWKRDEEDRNYKPGGGIRS
- a CDS encoding helix-turn-helix transcriptional regulator → MGLEIEANIKRLIDKREWTIYRLSKESGVAVSALYNIGKKKQGPYAETLVKLSSALEVSLDELVLGVGTDDSH
- a CDS encoding helix-turn-helix transcriptional regulator, giving the protein MDLAEKILELMDEQGISKYRLSKETGVSYTGLTKILSGQTKHPQIDSIQAIANFFSKPVDYFMDHEDEHPSPDWATTKDMRDFKKMLEEDEPVMFDGVPMSGEDKEKVKRIMEALFWEAKDMNKKTYGRKKKED
- a CDS encoding ImmA/IrrE family metallo-endopeptidase — translated: MDDIVQGLIRRFQTNDPFEIAEQLNIHIRYCNLGNSTRGFYYRKLRRRFIVIHSGLNDPWKRFVCAHEIAHDRLHPGISRFFIDDQSFFNAGKYERQANQFALKLLTSTVEPEIGETKEQLLFRCSVPIELHKYL
- a CDS encoding N-terminal phage integrase SAM-like domain-containing protein, whose product is MTFGAFVAEWRSNYASDHLEEKTLYSYEVNLKKHILPNFAHRRLDQIKPLHIVNLLKGLAQPGMKRGGGALSSATIQMVHRIVKNIFSRAVEWKVIKDNPAQLYKSQK
- the rlmD gene encoding 23S rRNA (uracil(1939)-C(5))-methyltransferase RlmD, with amino-acid sequence MRTNRRAPVSKNEETVIDIIGMNHDGEGVGRANGYTLFVQGALPGETVRVRVMKTKKQYGYAKLLEIVKASPDRVSAPCPIYDQCGGCQIQHMSYAGQLAWKRQLVVDNLQRIGKLNVMVEDAEDTEQGIRVLSTMGMDEPWRYRNKAQVPIGVTEGGLVGGFYAKGSHRIIDMESCLIQHEHNDEVVAKVKEIGSHFGISAYNEETGRGLLRHVVVKKAFRTGEMMLVLVTNGRDIPYKDEWIGSIREAIPHVASICQNVNKKQTNVIFGDETRVLWGRDVIYDYIGDVQFAISARSFYQVNPVQTEVLYGKTVEYAGLSGKETVIDAYCGIGTISLFLAQHADQVYGVEIVPEAIEDARSNALLNEMRNVKFEVGASEDVIPRWKEQGIEADVIVVDPPRKGCDPRLLETILEMKPERVVYVSCNPSTLARDLRVLEDGGYRTVEVTPVDMFPHTVHVEAVCSLIYKGF